One part of the Leclercia sp. LSNIH1 genome encodes these proteins:
- a CDS encoding DUF1127 domain-containing protein, whose product MEFHENRAKRPFAIFIWMGKALVRWYRINRTRRILSKLSDEHLKDIGLSRYDL is encoded by the coding sequence ATGGAATTCCACGAAAATCGAGCCAAACGCCCCTTTGCGATCTTTATCTGGATGGGAAAAGCCCTCGTCCGCTGGTATCGCATCAACCGCACGCGCCGGATTTTGAGCAAGTTAAGTGATGAACATTTAAAAGACATCGGGCTGTCACGGTATGATTTGTAG